From a region of the Podospora pseudopauciseta strain CBS 411.78 chromosome 7 map unlocalized CBS411.78m_7, whole genome shotgun sequence genome:
- a CDS encoding uncharacterized protein (EggNog:ENOG503P5KT; COG:C) encodes MSQPLSLLQKFQSLRLPWRRHFLVGKDLSGNTYWEFHDRGNPNPDRWRRILRPNPALKLHHSEVKIPPAWHQWLRHTRPDPPTIEEQQADVIRQERLKILAAEADRRWEAKAKYIEDGVGGEQRKPALEGSRMWVEKKEVQQKVPKEVKREEVWEGMKKQAEQGEEGEILVGGKKKVDPWRQKRAGPGEEWQPQGWTPGAAKKP; translated from the coding sequence ATGTCCcaacccctctccctcctccaaaaattCCAatccctccgcctcccctgGCGCCGCCACTTCCTAGTAGGCAAAGACCTCTCAGGCAACACCTACTGGGAGTTCCACGACCGcggcaaccccaacccggACCGCTGGCGCCGCATCCTCCGCCCCAACCCTGccctcaaactccaccaCTCCGAGGTCAAGATCCCGCCCGCGTGGCACCAGTGGCTGCGTCACACCCGGCCTGACCCGCCCACCATTGAAGAACAGCAAGCAGACGTTATCAGACAAGAAAGACTCAAGATTTTGGCGGCAGAGGCAGACAGGAGGTGGGAGGCCAAGGCTAAATATattgaggatggggttgggggggaacaGAGGAAGCCAGCGTTGGAGGGGAGCAGAATGTgggttgagaagaaggaagtACAACAAAAAGTGCccaaggaggtcaagagggaggaggtttgggaggggatgaagaaACAGGCTGaacaaggggaggaaggcgagattttggttggggggaagaaaaaggttgATCCGTGGAGGCAGAAGAGGGCCGGACCCGGGGAGGAGTGGCAGCCTCAGGGGTGGACGCCGGGGGCGGCGAAGAAGCCATGA
- the SCP1 gene encoding calponin (EggNog:ENOG503NXUA; COG:Z), producing the protein MASVTSLDGDLRRLRLEKYTPAAANEAKQWIESVIGETLPGKDLLEGLKDGVALCKLVNLAIGPPGVKFKKSAMPFVQMENISHFLRACQTPPLNLQQHDMFLTVDLYERKDPAQVLQCLGAFSRAANAANPDTFPNPIGPKAKNPALLSPQPTGYNTPPLIRGRGNSNASNTSSSVYGRGTPSLSASRTGGDDGPWGRAKSPTNGATSPGVSSWSKKEHEGATSPAWNIAQYGYMGGANQNNLGIAFGGRRQITSAGPAVPSLYEKEKKRKEEAEKLRLQQEEEERKKKAELEAEEARVKKEEERRWEEEAKRIREEERRKIEEEKRRWEEEERQWKMTEEKRRKEEAEAERRLQEERAKARQQKSGSELRGQYLSQYQAGQESSDKERIRQLEEELAKAREREAQYERERQGRSRGHGNRDAKKARSRSRSRPAAADKVSRQDSWSVRDEQNFASKSWHHHQNEVDIEEEPPLSPPLPSQSPRPLPDPAKVKTHRTGEKSSLPPPTLPIRKQPTGGQPLPIAKQHTGSRPLPDPTTYSATTSPESTRQLPTPGSAGSNNRSPFAKPTSPRSSKQTTSPFSTKPTTTPFSTKPPTNSPFTSKPTTNSPFVSKPPFAKPAPQPTSRTDRYLSSNPAPLHSPPTSTFVKELAGTVDEHAEEDRRRQQAQKQTKAAGWASKSLLEREMELERQRQKEWEESQKETAKAVRTADGVEGIGGGIGGRWDVGQWSGYTGGDGQNKGGQGIGANRRQIVGPRPLPGNGGR; encoded by the exons ATGGCGTCCGTGACATCGCTAGACGGCGACTTGCGCCGGTTGCGCCTGGAAAAGTACACGCCCGCCGCTGCGAACGAGGCAAAGCAATGGATAGAGAGTGTCATCGGCGAGACCTTGCCTGGAAAAGACCTGCTCGAGGGACTCAAAGATGGTGTTGCTTTGTGCAA ACTCGTCAACCTCGCCATCGGTCCTCCAGGAGTCAAGTTCAAGAAATCCGCCATGCCTTTTGTTCAGATGGAAAATATCTCCCACTTTCTCCGCGCCTGCCAAACACCGCctctcaacctccaacaGCACGACATGTTTCTGACTGTCGACCTCTACGAGCGAAAAGACCCCGCCCAGGTCCTCCAGTGCCTTGGTGCTTTCAGCCGGGCGGCCAACGCTGCCAACCCAGACACCTTTCCCAATCCGATCGGCCCCAAAGCCAAGAACCCGGCGCTGTTAAGTCCACAACCGACGGGTTACAATACTCCTCCACTTATACGTGGCCGAGGGAATTCCAATGCTAGCAATACCTCGTCTTCGGTGTATGGCAGGGGAACGCCGTCATTATCGGCATCGAGAACAGGGGGTGACGACGGACCATGGGGCCGGGCCAAGTCCCCAACGAACGGTGCAACTTCTCCTGGTGTTAGTAGCTGGAGTAAGAAGGAGCACGAAGGCGCCACATCTCCGGCCTGGAACATCGCCCAGTATGGCTACATGGGCGGTGCCAACCAGAATAACCTAGGGATCGCCTTTGGTGGCAGGAGGCAGATCACTAGTGCTGGTCCTGCAGTCCCAAGCTTGtacgagaaggagaagaagagaaaggaggaggccgagaagctgaggctacaacaagaagaagaggagcgcaagaagaaggcggaaCTCGAAGCGGAAGAAGCACGGgtcaagaaggaagaggagcgaaggtgggaagaggaggccaAGCGGATCAGGGAAGAAGAGCGGAGGAAAAttgaagaggagaaaaggcggtgggaggaggaggaacggCAGTGGAAGATGACAGAGGAAAAGAGGCGCAAAGAGGAGGCCGAAGCTGAAAGGCGGTTGCAGGAGGAACGTGCGAAGGCTCGACAGCAAAAGAGCGGGTCCGAGCTTCGTGGTCAGTACTTGAGCCAATATCAAGCGGGTCAGGAGTCATCAGATAAGGAACGCATCAGACAGCTCGAAGAAGAGCTTGCAAAGGCACGAGAGAGGGAGGCCCAGTATGAGCGGGAACGTCAGGGGCGGTCTCGCGGACATGGGAACAGGGATGCCAAGAAGGCGAGATCTCGATCTCGCAGCcggcctgctgctgcggaCAAGGTGAGCAGACAGGACTCGTGGAGTGTGAGGGATGAGCAGAACTTTGCTTCGAAATCGtggcaccatcaccaaaacgAGGTCGACATTGAAGAGGAACCTCCGTTGAGCCCACCGCTTCCATCACAGTCACCGAGACCACTCCCCGACCCGGCAAAGGTTAAGACCCATCGCACGGGAGAGAAGTCGTCTTTGCCACCACCGACTTTGCCCATCAGGAAGCAGCCCACTGGTGGTCAACCGCTTCCCATCGCGAAGCAGCATACTGGttctcgccctcttcctgaTCCGACTACTTACTCCGCGACAACATCCCCAGAATCAACCCGACAACTCCCCACCCCTGGGTCGGCTGGTAGTAACAACCGCAGCCCGTTTGCAAAGCCAACCAGCCCTCGCTCCtccaaacaaaccaccagccccttttccactAAACCAACTACCACACCCTTCTCAACCAAACCGcccaccaactcccccttTACAtccaaaccaacaaccaactccCCCTTTGTATCCAAACCCCCCTTTGCCAAAcccgccccccaacccacctctCGCACCGACAGgtacctctcctccaaccccgcccccctccactcccccccTACTTCAACCTTTGTCAAAGAACTTGCCGGGACGGTAGACGAACACGCAGAGGAGGATCGCCGCCGTCAACAAGCCCAGAAACAGACAAAGGCTGCCGGGTGGGCTAGCAAGTCCCTCTTGGAAAGGGAGATGGAGCTGGAGAGACAGCGCCAAAAGGAGTGGGAAGAAAGCCAGAAGGAAACGGCCAAGGCGGTCAGGACGGcggatggggtggaggggattgGAGGTGGGATAGGGGGTAGGTGGGATGTGGGACAGTGGAGTGGGTATACggggggtgatgggcagAATAAGGGCGGGCAGGGGATTGGGGCCAATAGGAGGCAGATTGTGGGGCCTAGGCCGCTGCcggggaatggggggaggtga
- the MIP1 gene encoding DNA-directed DNA polymerase gamma mip1 (EggNog:ENOG503NTXD; COG:L; BUSCO:EOG092603KJ) yields MLLPYRRVAAGRDAPVASIIRLARHCAGRRPISSRRWISQTAATQDETTENLSVPCTARYNEIGVQQLSSHIYHQLFPKGNTSPPSKELVALARDHLRRHELLGKNTDTSAPVAFDLPPLVGSTLDEHFHKLGVDAAEPFLTHAKRFALANPPPKPRKWVRRSGWTKYYADGRTEPVDAPEGEAMTFDTEVMWKESPYAVMACAATADAWYAWLSPWLLGETENEHQLIPVGDPTKERVIIGHNIGYDRARILEEYNLTQTRNSFLDTMSLHVAVNGMCSQQRPTWMKHRKDREFRDKIAKESSNAELVELLNNGAFSAQEEELWVERSSINSLRDVAQFHLGVTIDKEARNAFGEFDRDGINQQLDELLTYCAADVAITHRVYQVVFPNFLRVCPHPVSFAALRHLSNVILPVNKTWDSYIANAEATYRKLSDGVRERLVALTDKAREIKKQPEKWSTDPWLSQLDWSGQEVKMTKGTSTSPPREYKNQKMPGEPNWYRNLFPKAKGPINLTVRTRIAPLLLRLSWDGHPLFWSDKHGWTFRVPLADMKKYLDKQMKPCDFEGETVLAVKEDTKHAYFKLPHKDGPTARCTNPMAKSYLSYFEKGTLSSEYDYAKEALEMNASCSYWISSRDRIMSQLVVYESNLPEPVRPKDLPEDAPTPGFILPQVIPMGTVTRRAVENTWLTASNAKKNRVGSELKAMVRAPPGYVFVGADVDSEELWIASVVGDATFKLHGGNAIGFMTLEGTKAQGTDLHSRTAAILGITRNDAKVFNYGRIYGAGLKFAGQLLRQFNPSLSEQETLDIAGKLYATTKGTKTNRKSLYKRPFWRGGTESFVFNQLEEFAEQSHPRTPVLGAGITEALTARFLSKGGYLTSRINWAIQSSGVDYLHLLIVSMDYLTRRFNIACRLAITVHDEIRYLVQEHDKYRAAMALQISNLWTRAMFAQQVGIHDLPQSCAFFSAVDIDTVLRKEVDMPCITPSNPIPIPPGETVDINQLLSKGSLARLDPTITPDPTYAPRVNHIKYVPRKPVMEQLQEEEHAHEDEKSKLRFIRAQIANDEAEFREILRETRGEAQREKYIPKVPVKILKKPYSASAKLLPGAAKYGQREPVMVREALEGVRYKSWPGGSGSGGSKKWDGGREKGRERVQWDFTR; encoded by the coding sequence ATGCTGCTCCCTTACCGTAGGGTCGCGGCAGGACGAGACGCGCCGGTCGCCAGCATCATCCGTCTTGCGAGACACTGCGCCGGCAGAcgtcccatctcatcccGGCGGTGGATTTCGCAAACCGCTGCTACTCAAGACGAAACCACCGAAAACCTATCAGTGCCATGTACTGCGCGGTACAACGAGATTGGCGTACAGCAACTGAGCTCGCACATTTACCACCAGCTGTTCCCCAAGGGCAacacctcacccccctccaaagaGCTGGTCGCTCTTGCACGGGACCACCTCCGACGTCACGAACTGCTGGGGAAAAACACCGACACCTCGGCGCCCGTCGCATTCGATCTCCCGCCGCTGGTCGGAAGCACCCTCGACGAGCATTTCCACAAACTAGGCGTCGATGCCGCCGAGCCCTTCCTCACCCACGCGAAGCGGTTTGCCCTGGCAAATCCGCCACCGAAACCGAGAAAATGGGTGCGCCGGAGCGGGTGGACAAAGTACTACGCCGATGGCCGGACCGAGCCAGTGGATGCGCCTGAGGGAGAAGCCATGACATTTGACACCGAGGTTATGTGGAAGGAAAGCCCGTACGCCGTCATGGCCTGCGCTGCGACGGCCGATGCTTGGTATGCCTGGTTGTCGCCGTGGCTGTTGGGCGAGACAGAAAACGAACATCAGCTCATCCCGGTGGGCGATCCAACAAAAGAGCGGGTGATAATAGGGCACAATATCGGATACGATCGGGCGAGGATATTGGAGGAATATAACCTGACACAGACGAGGAATTCGTTCCTGGACACCATGTCATTGCACGTTGCTGTCAATGGCATGTGCTCACAACAACGACCAACGTGGATGAAGCACAGGAAGGACCGCGAGTTTCGGGACAAGATCGCCAAGGAGTCGAGCAATGCCGAGCTCGTCGAATTGTTGAACAATGGTGCGTTTTCGGCCCAGGAGGAAGAACTTTGGGTGGAAAGGAGTTCGATCAATTCACTGCGGGATGTTGCACAGTTCCACCTCGGCGTCACAATCGACAAAGAAGCCCGCAACGCTTTTGGCGAGTTTGACCGGGATGGCATCAACCAGCAGCTGGATGAGCTTTTGACTTACTGCGCTGCTGATGTGGCCATCACCCATCGTGTCTACCAAGTGGTGTTTCCCAACTTTCTTCGCGTCTGCCCACATCCTGTTAGCTTCGCTGCGTTGAGGCATCTATCGAATGTGATTTTGCCCGTCAATAAAACATGGGACTCTTACATCGCCAATGCGGAAGCCACGTACAGGAAGCTATCTGATGGTGTCCGGGAGCGGTTAGTTGCCCTTACAGACAAGGCTCGCGAAATCAAAAAGCAGCCCGAGAAGTGGAGTACCGATCCCTGGTTGTCGCAGCTGGACTGGTCTGGACAGGAGGTCAAGATGACCAAGGGGACTTCGACCAGCCCCCCGAGAGAATACAAGAACCAAAAGATGCCAGGGGAGCCAAATTGGTATAGAAATCTGTTTCCCAAGGCTAAAGGCCCTATCAACCTCACTGTGCGAACAAGAATTGCACCACTTCTTCTCCGGCTGTCCTGGGATGGACACCCGTTGTTTTGGTCGGATAAGCATGGCTGGACCTTTAGAGTGCCCTTGGCCGATATGAAGAAGTACCTCGACAAGCAGATGAAGCCCTGTGATTTCGAGGGGGAGACAGTCTTGGCCGTCAAGGAGGACACAAAACACGCCTACTTCAAGCTGCCACACAAGGACGGTCCCACGGCTCGCTGCACCAACCCCATGGCAAAGAGCTATCTCAGCTATTTCGAAAAGGGGACGCTGTCGTCGGAGTACGACTACGCCAAAGAGGCCCTGGAGATGAACGCTTCTTGCTCCTACTGGATCAGCTCCCGCGACAGGATCATGTCTCAGCTGGTGGTGTACGAGTCCAACCTCCCCGAGCCTGTCCGCCCCAAAGACCTCCCCGAGGATGCCCCAACACCAGGGTTCATTCTTCCTCAGGTCATCCCCATGGGCACCGTGACCCGCCGCGCGGTAGAAAACACCTGGCTCACGGCCTCTAACGCAAAAAAGAACCGCGTCGGTTCCGAGCTCAAAGCCATGGTCCGCGCTCCACCGGGGTACGTCTTTGTCGGCGCCGACGTTGATTCAGAAGAGCTCTGGATCGCCTCTGTGGTGGGAGACGCAACGTTTAAACTCCACGGCGGGAATGCCATCGGGTTCATGACATTGGAGGGCACCAAGGCCCAAGGCACCGACCTCCACTCCCGCACCGCCGCCATTTTGGGCATCACCCGCAACGACGCCAAGGTGTTCAACTATGGGCGTATTTATGGTGCGGGCCTAAAATTCGCCGGCCAGCTCCTCAGGCaattcaacccctccctttccGAGCAGGAAACACTCGACATCGCCGGCAAGCTATACGCCACGACAAAGGGCACAAAAACCAATCGCAAGTCCCTGTATAAACGCCCCTTTTGGCGCGGAGGGACAGAGTCGTTTGTGTTCAACCAGCTGGAGGAATTCGCCGAGCAATCCCACCCTCGCACCCCCGTGTTGGGGGCGGGCATCACCGAGGCGTTGACTGCGAGGTTTTTGTCAAAGGGGGGGTATCTGACCTCGAGAATCAACTGGGCTATTCAGTCTTCTGGAGTCGActacctccacctcctcatcgtctcAATGGATTACCTCACCCGGAGATTCAACATTGCCTGCCGACTCGCCATCACGGTCCACGACGAGATTCGATATCTGGTCCAAGAACACGACAAGTACCGCGCTGCGATGGCGCTTCAAATATCCAACCTCTGGACGAGGGCAATGTTTGCCCAGCAAGTCGGCATCCACGACCTCCCCCAATCGtgcgccttcttctccgcggTAGACATTGACACCGTCCTAAGAAAAGAAGTCGACATGCCAtgcatcaccccctccaacccaatccccatcccaccagGGGAAACAGTCGACATCAATCAACTCCTCTCCAAAGGCTCCCTCGCCCGGTTGGACCCAACTATAACCCCCGACCCAACATATGCTCCGCGAGTTAATCACATCAAGTATGTCCCCCGCAAACCGGTGATGGAACAGctccaggaggaggaacacgCCCACGAAGACGAGAAGTCCAAGCTCAGGTTCATCAGGGCGCAGATCGCAAACGACGAGGCAGAGTTTAGGGAGATATTAAGGGAGACGAGGGGAGAAGCTCAGAGAGAGAAATACATCCCCAAGGTGCCGGTCAAGATTCTCAAAAAGCCGTATAGTGCCAGTGCTAAGCTGCTGCCGGGGGCGGCGAAATACGGGCAGCGGGAGCCGGTCATGGTgagggaggcgttggagggggtCAGGTACAAGAGTTGGCctggggggagtgggagtggagGGAGTAAAaaatgggatggggggagggaaaagggaagggagagggtgcAGTGGGATTTTACTAGGTAG
- a CDS encoding uncharacterized protein (EggNog:ENOG503P784; COG:O): MPLPPFLCVFVAFHYVLSSPGAHIISSRGGVCGNILAVCHCRLFLLPSSCCFRQLHYLYILSPPSWLVSRFSFAAAAIMANNFFDSGFDEFLGELANFTLPFPGLPLPAPSAASNRQQHASQPALGRPASVSFELPRLPAFGAVWPVPSAPPPVLPPLPALPGASSWSAAQQWQPPRQPAQAGARPGAAASFISRPTFSLLHGAPHPPTPMPSTAPVTTSLPGPFFHQPSTTIGSTSPSASAQSGPANLPQPRRTTVNNPSQFLPSSSRPANSLHNTVNTPRTITTTPPLHQREPNSDDFYLNQLTADFSTPSLDSDSDRFYLDQLSRDFSSPSLPSTSATPQRSATRSNNPGTNNAFSQTLHRILPPPAPPAGLRAPPPPSTRSTPTSNTNEESSDSDSAYTMPASSRPVRRRSGQADCLTLPHVPRVSGASSSSSGAAAANQSQANSSKSQLSQARTAPQATPSRPSNGSISAAGSGTKRKREAFEIDDDDLFGDNDLEVVDLVDKDMADLTSDEKEKEEDRKKNWVKLSQFQCVICMDDVTDLTVTYCGHLFCSECLHSALQITPHKRICPICRQKIENKNASGKFGPKSKGYYPLEIKLMTKKSLGKKVAVAAAAGRNTGEH, encoded by the exons ATGCCATTGCCCCCCTTTTTGTGTGTCTTTGTGGCCTTCCACTACGTGCTTTCCAGTCCAGGTGCTCACATCATAAGCTCTCGGGGTGGAGTTTGTGGTAATATCCTAGCCGTCTGTCATTGCCGCCTTTTCCTACTACCATCTTCATGTTGCTTCAGGCAGCTTCATTATCTCTATATACTTTCCCCCCCGTCGTGGCTCGTCTCTCGCTTTTCCTTTGCTGCTGCAGCAATCATGGCCAACAACTTTTTTGACTCGGGCTTTGACGAGTTCCTTGGAG AGCTTGCGAATTTTACACTTCCCTTCCCAGGTCTGCCTTTACCAGCACCCTCTGCTGCGAGCAACCGCCAGCAGCACGCATCTCAGCCAGCCCTAGGACGCCCGGCATCCGTCTCCTTCGAGCTCCCCAGACTCCCTGCCTTCGGAGCCGTGTGGCCGGTGCCATCAGCACCCCCGCCGgtccttcctccccttcccgccCTCCCCGGGGCCTCGTCGTGGTCTGCAGCGCAGCAGTGGCAACCACCACGACAGCCTGCACAAGCCGGAGCTCGTCCTGGCGCCGCTGCATCATTTATTTCCAGACCCACTTTTTCACTTTTACACGGCGCCCCCCACCCTCCGACGCCGATGCCGTCAACGGCTCCGGTTACCACTTCTCTCCCTGGGCCCTTCTTtcatcaaccatcaacaacaatcggctcaacctcaccctcagcCTCAGCCCAATCCGGTCCTGCGAATCTGCCACAGCCACGGCGCACCACtgtcaacaacccctcccaatTCCTCCCTTCTTCATCTCGTCCCGCTAATTCACTCCACAATACCGTGAATACCCCGAGAACaatcaccacaaccccaccTTTGCACCAGCGCGAACCAAACAGCGACGACTTCTATCTGAACCAACTCACCGCTGACTTTTCCACCCCTTCTCTCGATTCAGACAGCGACCGCTTTTACCTCGACCAACTCTCTCGTGATTTTTCCAGCCCATCTCTCCCTTCTACCTCTGCTACTCCACAAAGGTCGGCCACGAGGAGCAATAATCCCGGCACCAACAACGCATTCAGCCAGACACTCCACAGGAttcttccccctccagcGCCACCCGCTGGCCTGAGAGCCCCCCCGCCACCTTCGACAAGATCCACGCCAACCTCGAACACCAACGAAGAATCCAGCGACTCCGACTCGGCCTACACCATGCCAGCGTCATCGCGACCAGTGCGTCGTCGCTCTGGTCAAGCTGACTGCCTCACGCTCCCTCATGTCCCTCGCGTCTCGGgtgcctcctcatcctcttccggcgccgctgccgccaatCAGTCACAAGCAAACTCCTCAAAGTCACAGCTGAGCCAGGCTCGAACAGCACCGCAAGCAACGCCGAGCAGACCGAGCAATGGCTCGATATCTGCGGCAGGGTCCGGCACAAAGCGCAAACGCGAGGCGTTTGAGATCGATGACGATGATCTGTTTGGAGACAACGACCTAGAGGTTGTTGACTTGGTGGACAAGGACATGGCCGACCTGACGTcggacgagaaggagaaggaggaggacaggaAGAAGAATTGGGTCAAGCTGTCGCAGTTTCAGTGTGTCATTTGCATGGATGATGTCACGGATTTGACGGTCACCTATTGCG GTCATCTCTTTTGCAGCGAGTGCCTACATTCAGCCCTGCAAATAACACCCCACAAGCGGATCTGCCCGATTTGCAGGCAGAAAATCGAGAACAAGAATGCGAGCGGGAAGTTTGGCCCTAAGAGCAAGGGGTATTATCCTCTGGAGATTAAGCtgatgacgaagaagagtttggggaagaaggtggcggtggctgctgctgctggtagaAATACCGGCGAGCACTGA